From Natranaeroarchaeum aerophilus, one genomic window encodes:
- a CDS encoding Gfo/Idh/MocA family protein, which yields MSTNTIDVGVIGVGNMGRHHARVYQELPTTKLIGVADADLEAATGIASDYETTALSIEKLLDRVDAVSIAVPTEYHFETAMAAFRKGTHVLVEKPIVHAPEYAQELIESARERDLVLQVGHIERFNPAIQALVDIVPDLDVLAVDARRLGPPLDREMGTSPVLDLMIHDIDILLSLLDEKGEVRHASATADDQHVTATVEFGDVLGTLTASRITQRKVRELTITARECQVFVDYISRSIQIHRHSLPEYIEENGDLRYRHENIVEHPTVENGEPLKKELAAFAEAVRTGTEPVVTGTDGLDALRVASEIETVALGGERVIQ from the coding sequence ATGAGTACGAATACGATCGACGTCGGCGTGATCGGCGTTGGCAACATGGGACGACACCACGCGCGGGTGTATCAGGAACTCCCGACGACGAAGCTAATCGGTGTTGCTGACGCCGATCTGGAGGCCGCGACGGGTATTGCATCGGATTACGAAACGACCGCACTCTCGATCGAGAAGCTCCTCGATCGAGTCGATGCCGTCTCGATCGCCGTCCCGACGGAGTATCACTTCGAGACGGCGATGGCGGCATTCAGGAAGGGGACACACGTGCTCGTCGAGAAACCGATCGTCCACGCGCCGGAGTATGCGCAGGAGCTCATAGAGTCCGCACGCGAACGCGACCTCGTCCTGCAGGTCGGCCATATCGAGCGGTTCAACCCGGCGATACAGGCGCTCGTCGATATCGTTCCGGATCTCGACGTGCTCGCGGTCGACGCCAGACGTCTCGGGCCGCCGCTCGACAGGGAGATGGGAACCAGTCCTGTTCTCGACCTGATGATTCACGATATCGACATATTGCTGTCCCTGCTCGACGAGAAGGGAGAGGTCAGACACGCGAGTGCAACTGCGGACGACCAGCACGTTACCGCAACGGTCGAGTTCGGCGATGTGCTGGGGACATTGACGGCCAGTCGGATCACCCAGCGCAAGGTCCGCGAACTGACGATTACAGCCCGCGAGTGTCAGGTGTTCGTCGATTACATCTCCCGGTCGATTCAGATCCATCGCCACTCCTTGCCGGAGTACATCGAGGAGAACGGAGATCTTCGCTATCGACACGAGAACATCGTCGAGCATCCGACTGTCGAGAACGGCGAACCGCTAAAAAAGGAGCTCGCTGCCTTCGCCGAGGCGGTCCGGACGGGAACCGAACCGGTCGTTACCGGAACGGACGGGCTGGACGCTCTCAGGGTTGCAAGCGAGATCGAAACCGTCGCGCTCGGGGGTGAACGGGTCATCCAGTAG
- a CDS encoding nucleotide sugar dehydrogenase: MSKTLQDIQCSRLYRSSATPDQQRAAFQSGDVPVAVYGLGRLGLSLSMVYASTTGRVVGVGSDKERVTRIDEGECPIDDEPRLPSLVRTATTAGAFSVTTRTGAVAKEASVHVIAAETGIRSDNAPDFSELRTLLRDIAPALDSGDLVLVESIVPPGTCRDIVQPILLAGSDLDADEFGVAACPSRATPGRSLREMRGSYPKIVGGVDAESTLAAALVYDELRVSEVVTVNTSTVAECARVVESVYRDVTIGLANELAGLADELDTDIPRAIEAANTHPRCDVPDPRPGTGGYDLPDTPYYLINECASSTPLIESARGVNESMPEQLANTLVRELAATETHIEDAVVLLLGLAHHPNVGETRAAPAIELSDTLARFGATVVGVDPLVEDTSAFENIYFAGVDHVREMDLDAVVVVTDHDVFDEFDWSAFDPPLVVLDGRGCLDGSTDASLGAHHVTRFGVSSSN; encoded by the coding sequence ATGTCGAAGACGCTCCAGGACATCCAGTGTTCGCGGCTGTACCGCAGCAGCGCCACACCCGACCAGCAGCGTGCGGCGTTTCAGTCCGGCGACGTGCCGGTCGCCGTATACGGCCTCGGTCGGCTCGGTCTCTCGCTGTCGATGGTCTATGCCAGCACTACAGGTCGTGTCGTCGGGGTCGGCAGCGACAAAGAGCGTGTTACCCGTATCGACGAGGGGGAGTGTCCCATCGACGACGAACCACGGCTCCCCTCCCTCGTCCGAACGGCCACAACCGCAGGTGCGTTCTCGGTGACCACCAGAACAGGAGCGGTCGCAAAGGAAGCGAGTGTTCACGTTATCGCTGCCGAAACCGGTATCAGATCGGATAATGCACCGGACTTTTCCGAGCTCAGGACGCTGCTTCGGGACATCGCACCCGCTCTGGATTCCGGAGATCTCGTGCTGGTCGAATCGATCGTTCCACCCGGAACGTGCCGCGATATCGTTCAGCCGATCCTGCTGGCCGGGAGCGACCTCGACGCCGACGAGTTCGGGGTTGCGGCCTGTCCATCCCGTGCCACCCCGGGGAGATCCCTCCGCGAGATGCGCGGCAGCTATCCGAAGATCGTCGGCGGCGTCGACGCCGAGAGTACCCTCGCCGCCGCGCTGGTGTACGACGAACTCCGGGTCTCGGAGGTCGTCACAGTCAATACCAGCACAGTCGCCGAGTGTGCCCGGGTCGTCGAGAGCGTCTACCGGGACGTCACGATCGGACTGGCGAACGAACTGGCAGGACTGGCCGACGAACTTGACACCGACATACCCCGTGCGATCGAGGCGGCGAACACGCACCCGCGCTGTGACGTCCCCGATCCGCGACCAGGCACCGGGGGGTACGACCTCCCGGACACGCCATACTATCTGATCAACGAGTGTGCGTCGTCGACCCCGCTGATCGAATCAGCGAGGGGGGTTAACGAGTCGATGCCCGAACAGCTCGCGAATACGCTCGTCCGTGAGCTAGCGGCCACCGAGACCCATATCGAAGACGCCGTCGTGTTGTTGCTCGGACTGGCTCATCATCCGAACGTTGGCGAGACGCGGGCCGCCCCGGCGATCGAGCTGTCGGACACGTTGGCGCGCTTCGGGGCGACAGTCGTCGGTGTCGACCCACTCGTCGAGGACACATCCGCATTCGAGAACATCTACTTCGCGGGGGTAGATCACGTCCGGGAGATGGATCTCGACGCCGTGGTGGTAGTCACCGATCACGATGTGTTCGACGAGTTCGACTGGTCAGCCTTCGATCCGCCACTGGTAGTTCTCGACGGCAGAGGGTGCCTCGATGGGTCGACCGACGCGAGCCTCGGCGCACACCACGTCACGAGGTTTGGCGTCTCGTCGTCGAACTGA
- a CDS encoding DegT/DnrJ/EryC1/StrS family aminotransferase — MANISIADPDLGRVEAERVADVIDSGMVADGPTVRQFESAFADYCDAEHAVATSNGTTALHAAFEALDIGPGDRVVTTPFSFVASANAIRLAGAEPVFADIDPETYNLDPDAVAELLDAQGGTIDAILAVHLYGLPADIEPLAELADEHDLLLVEDAAQAHGATYSGERVGSFGDAACFSFYPTKNMTTGEGGMITTDREDVAERAAQFVNHGRSDTYEHVELGHNFRMTSIGAAIGLVQLEKLPEYVAKRRENARMLTDRLRSQPAVATPFEPAYARHAYHQYTIRCKNRDSLRTYLDDAGIGTGVYYPTPIHEQPAYDHIDVDAPVAEQAAEEVLALPVHPGLSTDDVRSITTVVQSYYG; from the coding sequence ATGGCGAACATATCGATTGCAGACCCCGATCTCGGCAGAGTTGAGGCAGAACGAGTCGCCGACGTGATCGACAGTGGGATGGTCGCCGACGGGCCGACCGTCAGACAGTTCGAATCGGCGTTCGCCGACTACTGCGACGCCGAGCACGCGGTGGCAACCTCGAACGGGACGACCGCCCTGCACGCGGCGTTCGAGGCGCTTGATATTGGCCCAGGAGATCGGGTCGTCACGACGCCGTTCTCGTTCGTGGCAAGTGCAAACGCGATTCGGCTGGCCGGAGCGGAGCCGGTCTTTGCCGACATCGATCCCGAAACGTACAATCTCGATCCGGACGCAGTCGCAGAGCTACTCGACGCCCAGGGCGGGACCATCGACGCGATCCTCGCCGTCCACCTCTACGGGTTGCCTGCAGACATCGAGCCGCTGGCAGAGCTCGCGGACGAGCACGATCTACTGCTCGTCGAGGACGCCGCACAGGCCCATGGAGCCACCTACAGCGGTGAACGGGTTGGGTCGTTTGGCGACGCAGCCTGTTTCTCGTTTTACCCCACGAAGAATATGACGACCGGGGAAGGTGGGATGATCACGACCGATCGGGAGGACGTCGCCGAGCGTGCCGCCCAGTTCGTCAATCACGGGCGGAGCGATACCTACGAACACGTCGAACTCGGGCACAACTTCCGGATGACGAGCATCGGGGCGGCAATCGGGCTCGTTCAGCTCGAGAAGTTGCCCGAGTACGTCGCAAAGCGGCGGGAGAACGCCCGAATGCTGACCGACCGACTCCGGAGCCAGCCCGCGGTCGCGACGCCGTTCGAGCCCGCGTACGCGAGACACGCATATCACCAGTATACGATTCGATGCAAGAATCGGGACTCTCTCAGGACCTATCTCGACGATGCGGGGATCGGTACCGGTGTCTACTATCCGACACCGATCCACGAGCAGCCAGCCTACGACCACATCGATGTGGACGCACCAGTTGCCGAGCAGGCCGCCGAGGAAGTGCTGGCCCTGCCCGTTCACCCCGGACTCTCGACCGATGACGTGCGATCCATTACCACAGTTGTGCAGTCCTACTACGGATAA
- a CDS encoding DUF7344 domain-containing protein, with protein MSRADSDKLSQDVVFDLLSSPRRRFVLYYLNQVDEPVTIGDLADEVAAWENEVDVEELSSQQRKRVYVSLYQTHVPKMDDAGIIEYDSDSGDVVLADQAVDISAYLSRDEEEQPWQQYYLAIAIVGGLFYGAVAIGLIGGISQFAAGLLIILAFAVTAIGHLITTQRRGDGLSSELIDKRQ; from the coding sequence ATGTCCAGAGCCGACAGTGACAAGTTGTCACAAGATGTGGTGTTTGATCTGCTGAGTAGTCCACGGCGTCGATTCGTGCTGTACTACCTGAACCAGGTCGACGAACCCGTAACTATCGGCGATCTCGCCGACGAGGTTGCGGCCTGGGAGAACGAAGTCGACGTCGAGGAGTTATCGAGCCAGCAGCGAAAGCGCGTCTACGTCTCCCTGTATCAGACGCACGTTCCGAAGATGGACGATGCCGGAATCATCGAGTACGACTCCGATTCCGGCGACGTTGTACTGGCTGATCAGGCAGTCGATATCAGCGCGTATCTTTCGCGAGACGAGGAAGAACAACCGTGGCAACAGTACTACCTCGCGATTGCGATCGTCGGCGGGCTCTTTTATGGTGCGGTGGCGATCGGTCTCATCGGTGGGATCTCACAGTTCGCCGCCGGGTTGCTCATTATTCTCGCGTTCGCAGTCACAGCGATCGGCCATCTGATCACCACCCAGCGACGTGGGGACGGACTGT